The following is a genomic window from Bacilli bacterium PM5-9.
TATTGATAATTTATTTTAAATTCCTCATTCTCATTACACATATATTCAATTACCTCTTTATTTGAAATCCATTGACCTTTAAAATGCCTGCTTTTATTTCTTTTTGTAGATACATCATTTTGTGGTTTTAAGAATAGTTTCCAATAATTTTTAAATTTATTATAATTTTCAGTGTCTTTTTTCATTATTTGTATTCTTGTATTATTAAAAGCTCGCGTAAGATTTTGAACTATATGAAATCTATCAAATATGATAATTGCATTTTTAAATATTTTCTTAATTAATTTAATGTATGGAGTGTACATATCAATTACAATCATTTTAACATTGTCTTTAGCTTTGTTTGTATAATAATAAAAATATTTTTCTAAAAACCAACTTTGCCTACTCTCAACAATATCAATAATTTTTTTATTTAAACCATCCATCATAATGAAAGACATAGAACCTCTAGCATCTTTTGTGGATTTAAACTCGTCAAAATGTAGTACTTCAGGCAGATAATTTTTATAGGTTGGTTTTCTTAATGATGTTTCAAAAGAATCCAAAATTCTCATAACTGAGTGTTCAGAGACATTAACTTCCTTAGCGATGTACTTCATAGTGAGAGTATCAGTAAGTTTTAA
Proteins encoded in this region:
- a CDS encoding transposase (product_source=KO:K07485; cath_funfam=2.20.20.30; cog=COG3464; ko=KO:K07485; pfam=PF01610,PF13542,PF14690; smart=SM00440; superfamily=144206,52540), whose translation is MNNFTKNNELNKALKLTLNITDPNITVFSLSKELINGVEANVYNASLTFNKEFCPKCGALHTKFYIHNYKTSLIRLPKVSEFNTYLKLKKTRYKCLDCNKTFVPSSNLVNPSCFISNNTKKAIALKLTDTLTMKYIAKEVNVSEHSVMRILDSFETSLRKPTYKNYLPEVLHFDEFKSTKDARGSMSFIMMDGLNKKIIDIVESRQSWFLEKYFYYYTNKAKDNVKMIVIDMYTPYIKLIKKIFKNAIIIFDRFHIVQNLTRAFNNTRIQIMKKDTENYNKFKNYWKLFLKPQNDVSTKRNKSRHFKGQWISNKEVIEYMCNENEEFKINYQ